The following proteins come from a genomic window of Pseudomonas sp. Z8(2022):
- a CDS encoding urease subunit beta has protein sequence MIPGEYQIADGEIELNAGRRTLTLSVANSGDRPIQVGSHYHFFETNDALIFDRASTRGMRLNIPAGTAVRFEPGQSREVELVELAGARRVFGFAGRVMGDLD, from the coding sequence ATGATTCCCGGCGAATACCAGATTGCCGACGGCGAGATCGAGCTCAATGCCGGTCGTCGCACCCTGACCCTCTCCGTGGCCAACAGCGGCGACCGGCCGATCCAGGTCGGTTCGCACTACCACTTCTTCGAGACCAACGATGCGCTGATCTTCGATCGAGCATCCACACGAGGTATGCGCCTGAACATTCCAGCCGGCACCGCCGTGCGTTTCGAGCCCGGACAGAGCCGCGAGGTGGAGCTGGTGGAACTGGCCGGCGCGCGCCGCGTGTTCGGCTTCGCCGGCCGGGTGATGGGCGACCTGGATTGA